A region of Candidatus Nitrospira nitrificans DNA encodes the following proteins:
- a CDS encoding SDR family NAD(P)-dependent oxidoreductase yields MDQHVALITGGAKGIGRGIALDLASRHWKIAFCYRTSEGEAKTTAQEIMQREGQALAIRCDVSDPVAAKNMVAQVETEWGRVDVLINGAGPYHRINLFDETVEGWNEMFAGNLHPIFYLAQAVAPGMKARKIGHIINFSMANADQMEAQPDVTAHYIAKAGVLILTRTLAKLLAPYGITVNAVSPGFIDSGSAPPQELAAMTKRIPAGYIGTVDDTVAAVRYLLSEEARYVNGANIQISGAWGI; encoded by the coding sequence ATGGACCAGCACGTCGCGCTCATTACCGGAGGGGCAAAAGGCATCGGGCGGGGGATCGCCCTCGATCTCGCGTCACGGCACTGGAAGATTGCCTTCTGCTATAGAACCAGCGAAGGCGAGGCCAAGACAACGGCGCAGGAGATCATGCAGCGAGAAGGACAAGCGCTGGCCATCCGGTGCGATGTTTCTGACCCAGTGGCGGCCAAGAACATGGTGGCGCAGGTTGAAACGGAATGGGGGCGAGTCGATGTCCTGATCAATGGCGCAGGTCCCTATCATCGAATCAACCTGTTCGACGAAACCGTCGAGGGTTGGAACGAGATGTTTGCCGGCAACCTGCATCCCATCTTCTACCTCGCCCAGGCCGTCGCGCCGGGCATGAAGGCCCGCAAGATCGGCCATATCATCAACTTCAGCATGGCTAACGCCGATCAGATGGAAGCGCAGCCCGACGTCACCGCTCATTACATCGCCAAGGCCGGCGTGCTCATTTTGACGCGCACGTTGGCCAAGTTGCTGGCGCCTTATGGTATTACCGTCAACGCCGTCTCGCCCGGCTTCATCGATTCCGGCAGTGCGCCGCCGCAAGAACTTGCGGCAATGACGAAGCGTATCCCCGCCGGCTACATTGGAACGGTCGACGATACCGTTGCAGCGGTCCGGTATTTACTCAGCGAAGAAGCGCGATACGTAAACGGCGCGAATATCCAAATCAGCGGCGCGTGGGGAATATGA
- a CDS encoding 2'-deoxycytidine 5'-triphosphate deaminase: MTTHSSRTGILPYQDIKRLIASRAISASPTVEGRQIQPASLDLRLGRKAYRLISSFLPELSAISSRLDVLDFYQSDLVMYEMDLTDGAILEKGHVYLVPLLEQLALPKTIRARANPKSTTGRLDVFTRVVTDLTSGFDEIRAGYRGQLFLEVVPRSFAIKVRTGQSLNQIRFVCGEATVPDRTLQTLHRNTPLLYHNVASPKAVGSRDFRVERGLFLRIDLAGADQRDSRIIGYRAKKNSHVIDLEKVGHYAAADFWEPLHRHRHDSLLLEPEEFYILASKERIRVPAGYAAEMVAYEAACGELRTHYAGFFDPGFGYGSKGEITGTQVVLEVRPHDVPFLIHDGQTFFKVVYDRMMGMPTQLYGSSLGSSYQRQTLSLSKHFKV; this comes from the coding sequence GTGACCACTCATTCATCCCGAACCGGCATCCTTCCCTATCAAGACATCAAGCGCTTGATCGCAAGCCGAGCCATCAGCGCTTCGCCGACCGTCGAGGGCCGGCAGATCCAGCCGGCCAGCCTCGATCTCCGCCTAGGCCGCAAAGCCTATCGGCTGATCAGCAGCTTCTTGCCCGAACTATCGGCCATCTCCTCGCGTCTGGACGTGCTGGATTTTTACCAATCGGACCTCGTGATGTATGAGATGGATCTGACCGACGGAGCGATTCTTGAGAAGGGGCACGTCTACCTCGTTCCATTGCTGGAACAGCTGGCTCTCCCGAAGACCATCCGCGCACGGGCAAATCCAAAGAGCACAACCGGTCGCCTGGATGTCTTTACCCGCGTGGTGACGGACCTCACCTCGGGGTTCGATGAAATCCGCGCCGGCTATCGAGGCCAGCTCTTCCTGGAGGTCGTCCCCCGCTCATTTGCCATCAAAGTTCGCACGGGGCAGTCGTTGAATCAAATCCGGTTCGTGTGCGGCGAGGCCACGGTGCCGGACCGAACGCTTCAGACCCTTCATCGGAACACGCCGTTGCTGTATCACAATGTGGCTTCCCCGAAGGCCGTCGGCAGCCGAGACTTCCGTGTCGAGCGTGGATTGTTCCTCCGCATTGACCTCGCCGGCGCGGATCAGAGAGACTCCCGTATCATCGGGTACCGCGCGAAGAAGAACAGCCACGTCATCGATCTCGAGAAAGTCGGCCATTACGCGGCGGCCGATTTTTGGGAGCCGCTCCATCGCCATCGCCATGACAGCTTGTTATTGGAGCCCGAAGAGTTTTATATCCTGGCCTCGAAGGAGCGCATTCGCGTGCCGGCCGGCTACGCCGCAGAAATGGTGGCCTACGAAGCGGCCTGCGGGGAACTCCGCACTCACTATGCGGGTTTTTTCGACCCCGGATTCGGGTATGGATCGAAGGGAGAGATCACCGGCACACAAGTTGTGCTGGAAGTTCGCCCACACGACGTGCCATTCTTGATCCATGACGGACAGACCTTCTTCAAAGTCGTCTACGATAGGATGATGGGAATGCCGACGCAACTCTATGGATCCTCGTTGGGATCTTCCTATCAACGACAAACCTTATCGCTCAGCAAGCATTTTAAAGTCTAA
- a CDS encoding TIGR04283 family arsenosugar biosynthesis glycosyltransferase, with protein sequence MTISVIIPTLNEERSLPRTLACLSASALTEIIIVDGGSTDGTVSLAQEFCACTANACMITSPRGRARQMNEGATASQGEILLFLHADTQLPAQAGRIIESALAKHTAVGGRFNVRFDNPSICGRVISSFMNRRSRLTGIATGDQALFVRRHIFELLGGFSEIPLMEDIEFSRRLQQAGRTVALRDTVTTSFRRWDTQGPLRTILLMWTLRFLYWAGVSPHRLKDFYSAVR encoded by the coding sequence ATGACCATCTCCGTCATCATTCCGACCCTGAACGAAGAAAGGAGCCTCCCTCGCACGCTTGCATGTCTGTCAGCGTCCGCCCTCACCGAAATCATCATCGTCGACGGAGGGAGCACCGACGGCACCGTCAGCCTCGCTCAAGAATTTTGCGCCTGCACGGCCAATGCCTGCATGATCACGTCGCCACGAGGGCGTGCACGCCAAATGAACGAAGGCGCGACAGCCAGCCAGGGTGAAATTCTCTTGTTCTTGCATGCCGACACACAGTTGCCGGCGCAAGCCGGACGGATCATCGAATCGGCCTTGGCCAAGCACACCGCTGTAGGCGGACGGTTCAACGTCCGATTCGACAATCCCTCGATTTGCGGCCGAGTCATCAGTTCCTTCATGAATCGCCGGTCGCGCTTGACGGGCATCGCGACCGGCGACCAAGCTCTCTTTGTCCGCCGCCACATATTCGAACTCCTTGGTGGTTTCTCGGAGATCCCGCTGATGGAAGATATCGAATTCAGCAGGCGGCTTCAGCAAGCGGGTCGAACTGTGGCGCTCCGGGACACTGTCACTACCTCCTTTCGGCGGTGGGACACACAAGGCCCGCTGAGGACCATTCTCTTGATGTGGACCCTTCGCTTCTTGTACTGGGCAGGCGTCAGCCCTCACCGACTCAAAGACTTTTACAGCGCCGTCCGATGA
- a CDS encoding type II toxin-antitoxin system HicB family antitoxin, with protein sequence MNPTEETMDACEYRYTVFFEPAEEGGYIVTCPALPGMVTEGETLEEARVMAKDAIRAYLESLRKDGLQIPPDKDIRLHPVKEELTVGLDAA encoded by the coding sequence GTGAATCCAACGGAGGAAACCATGGACGCTTGTGAATATCGTTACACGGTTTTTTTTGAACCGGCTGAGGAGGGAGGATACATTGTCACCTGCCCAGCCTTGCCGGGGATGGTGACGGAGGGTGAGACTTTGGAGGAAGCTCGAGTCATGGCAAAAGACGCCATCCGCGCATATCTGGAAAGTTTGCGGAAAGACGGGCTTCAGATCCCTCCCGACAAAGACATCCGACTCCATCCTGTGAAAGAGGAATTGACCGTTGGGCTTGATGCCGCATGA
- a CDS encoding alpha/beta hydrolase: MLDQFFVYHPEPWQDREWARLSGLPLEDVWFQAADGARLFGWYVEAAADRPVMLWCHGNAGNIINRLDNLKLLYQMGLSIFLFDYRGYGKSQSVRPSEKGMYDDASGAYDYLTRVRKISSERIVLFGRSLGASVAGELAVQRAASALILESSFPSIEAVAKFYYGGLPVHWLLGAAHRLIDRLPQLSLPKLIIHGDKDDIIPIEFGRQIFDAAKPPKEWYVIEGADHNNTYLVGGRAYFRRLGEFIKQALAV; encoded by the coding sequence GTGCTCGATCAATTCTTCGTCTATCATCCTGAACCTTGGCAAGACCGAGAGTGGGCACGGTTAAGCGGGCTGCCGCTGGAGGATGTGTGGTTTCAAGCTGCCGATGGAGCGAGATTGTTCGGTTGGTATGTCGAGGCGGCTGCCGATCGTCCGGTCATGCTCTGGTGCCATGGCAATGCGGGCAATATCATCAACCGCCTCGACAATCTCAAGCTCCTGTACCAGATGGGACTGTCGATTTTCTTGTTCGACTATCGTGGATATGGAAAGAGTCAAAGCGTCCGACCCAGTGAAAAAGGTATGTATGATGATGCGTCCGGAGCCTACGACTATCTCACCCGAGTGAGAAAAATCAGTTCTGAACGGATCGTCTTGTTCGGACGGTCGCTTGGAGCTTCCGTGGCAGGTGAGCTTGCGGTGCAACGCGCGGCCTCGGCTCTCATCCTGGAATCGTCGTTTCCTTCCATCGAAGCCGTGGCGAAATTCTATTATGGTGGGTTACCCGTGCATTGGCTCCTTGGAGCCGCGCATCGATTGATCGACCGGCTTCCGCAGCTCTCCCTTCCGAAGCTGATCATTCATGGGGACAAGGATGACATTATTCCCATCGAGTTTGGTCGTCAGATCTTCGACGCGGCCAAGCCGCCCAAGGAATGGTATGTGATCGAAGGCGCCGACCATAACAACACGTATCTGGTGGGTGGACGAGCCTACTTTCGCCGGCTCGGAGAGTTCATCAAACAAGCGCTGGCCGTATGA
- a CDS encoding DUF3015 domain-containing protein: MSKKVLFLSIAVLFGAQAGLAMAANPDTGPGCGLGKLAWGEYKGQKEIAPQVLQATTNGTFGSQTFGISFGTSGCTNDGKVMSEHKTTMFASLNFDALSAEMAQGQGEHLASLATLMGVPAERHAAFFAMTQERYASLVQAGEASPVALVKSLNDAIAGHPALAQASVR; this comes from the coding sequence ATGTCGAAGAAAGTGCTCTTTTTGTCGATCGCCGTACTGTTTGGTGCTCAAGCGGGTCTGGCGATGGCGGCAAATCCAGACACCGGTCCGGGCTGTGGATTAGGGAAGTTGGCTTGGGGTGAGTATAAGGGGCAGAAGGAAATCGCTCCTCAAGTGCTGCAGGCCACCACGAACGGCACCTTTGGCAGCCAGACGTTCGGCATCAGCTTTGGAACCTCCGGATGCACCAACGATGGCAAGGTCATGAGCGAGCATAAGACGACGATGTTTGCTTCGCTGAATTTCGATGCGCTCAGCGCTGAAATGGCTCAGGGGCAGGGCGAACATTTGGCATCGCTTGCGACGCTGATGGGCGTGCCGGCGGAGCGCCACGCTGCGTTTTTTGCCATGACCCAGGAACGGTATGCGTCCCTGGTCCAAGCGGGGGAAGCTTCTCCCGTCGCATTGGTGAAATCCCTCAATGATGCGATCGCGGGCCATCCGGCCCTCGCGCAAGCATCAGTACGTTAG
- a CDS encoding TIGR04282 family arsenosugar biosynthesis glycosyltransferase — MKPTTPRSSPLTLHQAALAIFAKAPVPGQVKTRLCPPLTPDEAATLHGSFVLDTLERTQTAVTKLKLPIDRYLACAPSATHVFFKILEERQGVKLIDQVGKDLGSRMNQAFQTLFAQGYRQVALVGTDVPTIPPDHFKQALALLENHDLVLGPALDGGYYLIGLKRPAPELFADIPWSTDQVLRLTQEKAAAIGFKASVIQPWRDVDTLADLEALMKDCAADTKKQKNDRVFSGRTAGVLQALAKRLSSRG, encoded by the coding sequence ATGAAACCGACAACCCCTCGCTCTTCACCCCTCACCCTTCACCAGGCCGCTCTGGCGATTTTCGCCAAAGCGCCGGTTCCTGGGCAGGTCAAGACACGCCTCTGCCCACCGCTCACCCCCGACGAAGCGGCCACGCTCCATGGGAGCTTTGTCCTCGATACACTGGAGCGAACACAAACCGCCGTCACGAAGTTGAAGTTGCCGATCGATCGCTATCTGGCCTGTGCCCCGTCCGCGACGCACGTCTTCTTCAAGATTTTGGAGGAGCGGCAGGGCGTGAAACTGATCGATCAAGTCGGCAAAGACCTCGGCAGTCGCATGAACCAAGCCTTTCAAACACTGTTCGCGCAAGGGTATCGACAGGTCGCACTCGTCGGAACGGACGTGCCGACGATTCCACCCGATCATTTCAAGCAGGCGCTCGCTTTGCTGGAGAACCATGATCTCGTGCTTGGGCCGGCGCTGGATGGAGGGTACTATCTGATCGGCCTCAAGCGGCCGGCGCCGGAACTCTTCGCCGACATTCCATGGTCGACCGATCAAGTACTCAGGCTCACACAGGAGAAAGCGGCGGCGATCGGATTCAAGGCTTCCGTGATTCAACCGTGGCGCGACGTCGATACTCTGGCCGATCTGGAAGCCCTCATGAAAGATTGCGCCGCCGACACCAAGAAGCAGAAGAATGATCGGGTATTTTCAGGCCGCACGGCCGGCGTGCTTCAGGCGCTCGCCAAACGACTTTCTTCGAGAGGATAA
- a CDS encoding type II toxin-antitoxin system HicA family toxin yields the protein MSRRLPPLTPKKVLRALQGAGFFVHHTSGSHYILKHSDQPTLRVTVAFHNRDLKRRTLESIVEQSGLSIEEFLKFL from the coding sequence ATGAGTCGGCGGCTGCCTCCGCTCACACCGAAAAAAGTCCTTCGCGCTTTGCAAGGAGCCGGGTTTTTCGTTCATCACACATCTGGCAGCCACTACATTCTCAAACATTCCGATCAGCCAACTCTTCGCGTGACCGTTGCCTTTCATAACAGAGACCTCAAGCGTAGGACCTTGGAATCGATCGTTGAGCAGTCCGGTCTTTCCATCGAAGAATTTCTTAAGTTTCTTTAG
- a CDS encoding glutathione S-transferase N-terminal domain-containing protein, which translates to MTLFHVDWCPDCLVVRRKLADLGLTYDAVVVPDSRRMRTQVHAVSGQYYVPVLKDGELVLTETADILAYLDKRYRADRAGAAAATEFQSQARATPDVPNEDDEHPSCRIH; encoded by the coding sequence ATGACTCTTTTCCATGTCGACTGGTGCCCTGACTGTCTCGTAGTCCGCCGCAAACTGGCCGACTTGGGGCTGACCTATGACGCTGTCGTCGTGCCGGACAGCAGACGCATGCGCACGCAGGTTCACGCGGTATCCGGCCAATATTATGTACCGGTCCTCAAGGACGGCGAGCTCGTCCTGACGGAAACCGCCGACATTTTGGCCTACCTGGACAAGCGGTATCGTGCCGACCGAGCCGGAGCCGCGGCAGCGACCGAGTTTCAGTCGCAAGCCCGCGCAACGCCCGATGTTCCGAACGAAGACGACGAACACCCTTCTTGTCGGATTCACTGA
- a CDS encoding Lnb N-terminal periplasmic domain-containing protein, with product MLVFLLAFLTGLLAPVSSHAQQSQHELYLKQLIDRAEQAKLAGQREWHLLLHYRKGLFGGYESEQDDPGFFLSPNGKTDPSAELAATLAQFFSAELVGRSRQPAQCAFIARYHWLNEQLQFDPTRLPPLSCERFDRWYEDFEVQSISLIFPSAFLNNPASMFGHTLFRVDQKGQTEQTRILAYTINYAADVPPDAGLAYPIRGIFGSYKGYFSTIPYYLKVQQYRDIENRDIWEYRLNLTENQLRRFLMHAWELGNAYFDYFFFKENCSYHILALLDYADPDLHLTDEFIGWTVPADTIRLVVSKPGLVSDITYRPSRSTVIKRKRESLSAAERDLAHRMTQDVGELTSPAFTRLMPAKQAFLLDLASDYLRYRIETTDSSKPEWKERNRTVLTTRSQLRIPSEEFTVRPFAKQPELGHKTSRAVIGAGWRNNDTFEEATVRGGYHDLLDPEVGYTPDAQIEMASITVRHYNRADQTRVERATLLNLLSLSPIDSVFLAPSWKLNIGMNTIRHHDCQLCSNGLFNAGVGGAKELRLLNREVLFAFAETEANISKAYHELHRVGGGGTIGLLADLTERWKFMATGTYMKFPLGDKSDDFRWYVGSRFTLARNWTVRLEYNHRDRDNDVLFSLQAFF from the coding sequence GTGCTGGTTTTTCTTCTTGCCTTTCTAACCGGTTTACTCGCTCCCGTTTCTTCACATGCACAGCAATCCCAACATGAGTTGTATCTCAAGCAGCTCATCGACAGGGCCGAACAGGCCAAGCTTGCAGGGCAGCGCGAGTGGCATCTCTTATTGCACTACCGGAAGGGGCTCTTCGGCGGATATGAAAGCGAGCAGGACGATCCAGGATTTTTCTTGTCTCCCAATGGGAAGACGGATCCGTCGGCTGAGCTTGCGGCGACCCTTGCGCAATTCTTCTCCGCAGAACTGGTCGGTCGCTCTCGACAACCGGCTCAGTGCGCGTTCATCGCTCGGTATCATTGGCTGAACGAGCAACTGCAGTTTGATCCGACCCGACTTCCGCCGCTCTCCTGTGAACGGTTTGATCGCTGGTACGAGGATTTCGAAGTCCAATCTATTTCTCTGATCTTCCCCTCCGCCTTTCTGAACAACCCGGCCTCCATGTTCGGTCATACCCTGTTTCGTGTCGATCAAAAGGGCCAGACCGAGCAGACCCGCATTCTCGCCTATACCATCAACTATGCGGCGGATGTGCCTCCCGACGCCGGTCTTGCTTATCCTATACGGGGCATCTTTGGAAGCTATAAGGGGTACTTTTCCACGATTCCCTATTACCTCAAGGTGCAGCAATATCGAGACATTGAAAACCGGGATATTTGGGAATATCGCCTGAATCTTACCGAGAACCAATTGCGGCGATTTCTGATGCATGCGTGGGAATTAGGGAATGCCTACTTCGATTATTTCTTTTTTAAGGAGAATTGCTCGTACCATATCCTTGCGCTGTTGGATTATGCCGATCCGGATTTGCATTTGACGGATGAGTTTATCGGGTGGACGGTCCCTGCCGATACCATTCGATTGGTCGTCTCAAAACCCGGCTTGGTGTCAGATATCACCTACAGGCCTTCTCGCAGCACAGTGATCAAACGGAAGCGAGAATCCTTGTCTGCGGCGGAACGCGATCTGGCTCATCGGATGACACAAGATGTCGGTGAATTGACGTCGCCGGCATTCACCCGGTTGATGCCTGCCAAACAGGCCTTTCTGCTGGATCTCGCATCAGACTATCTACGGTATCGAATCGAGACGACTGACTCTTCAAAGCCGGAGTGGAAGGAACGCAATAGGACGGTTCTGACAACCCGCAGTCAGCTTCGCATTCCATCCGAGGAGTTTACCGTGCGCCCATTCGCGAAACAGCCGGAACTGGGCCATAAGACCTCACGCGCAGTCATCGGGGCAGGCTGGCGCAATAACGATACGTTTGAAGAAGCGACCGTTCGCGGCGGCTACCACGATTTGCTCGATCCGGAGGTCGGGTATACTCCCGATGCGCAGATTGAAATGGCCTCCATCACGGTGCGGCACTACAATCGAGCGGATCAGACCAGGGTAGAACGAGCGACGTTGCTGAATCTTTTGTCCCTCTCGCCGATCGACTCGGTCTTTCTGGCTCCCTCCTGGAAGCTGAACATTGGGATGAACACCATCCGACATCACGATTGTCAGCTCTGCAGCAACGGCCTCTTCAACGCCGGGGTCGGAGGGGCGAAGGAATTGCGGTTGCTCAATCGGGAAGTCCTGTTCGCCTTTGCGGAAACCGAGGCAAACATCAGCAAGGCATATCATGAGCTGCATCGGGTGGGCGGTGGTGGCACAATCGGACTGTTGGCCGATCTCACCGAGCGTTGGAAATTTATGGCGACGGGGACGTATATGAAGTTTCCGTTGGGCGACAAGTCCGATGATTTCCGATGGTACGTCGGGTCGCGCTTCACCTTGGCCAGAAATTGGACGGTCAGATTGGAATACAATCATCGCGACCGCGACAATGATGTCCTCTTCAGCCTGCAAGCGTTTTTCTAG
- a CDS encoding KamA family radical SAM protein, protein MEDWKQVLAKSIVKPKDLAERFGLDEKEIEAIVGPYPMRITPTVLETIKSKDDAIWKQVVPDLAELDDIAADDDPLEEDLMSPVPHLVHRYPDRVLLMVTNQCPIYCRFCTRKRLVGKPGFLKKGELDRAIQYLREHTEVRDVILSGGDPLLLPDYLLERVLKALRTIPHLELIRIGTRVPGSLPQRITAKLCEIVKQYHPIYMNLHFNHPDELTPEVKAACGMLADAGIPLGAQTVLLKGVNDDPEIMKRLVHQLLLARVKPYYLYQADLTKGTNHFRTTVATGLNIIKALQGHTSGMAVPHFVIDAPGGGGKIPLLPDDYLVHLDEDGAILRNYEKKTFRYPQPKADNRRELPMVGVDSSLEDSEEAYVTCGDSYPDRDGYAAWGNSCGGDANDL, encoded by the coding sequence ATGGAAGACTGGAAGCAAGTCCTGGCAAAGAGCATCGTGAAACCCAAGGACTTGGCCGAACGATTCGGCCTCGATGAAAAAGAGATCGAAGCAATCGTCGGCCCCTACCCCATGCGGATCACCCCGACGGTGCTCGAGACCATCAAATCCAAGGATGACGCCATCTGGAAGCAAGTGGTCCCGGATCTGGCGGAGTTGGATGATATTGCGGCCGACGACGATCCCCTTGAAGAAGATCTCATGAGCCCGGTGCCGCACCTCGTTCACCGCTACCCGGACCGGGTGTTGCTCATGGTGACGAATCAATGCCCGATCTATTGTCGGTTTTGCACCAGGAAACGACTGGTCGGGAAACCGGGCTTCCTCAAAAAAGGGGAACTGGACCGGGCGATCCAGTATCTTCGCGAGCACACGGAAGTGCGCGATGTCATCCTTTCGGGAGGGGATCCGCTGCTGCTTCCCGACTACCTCCTCGAACGCGTGTTGAAGGCGCTTCGAACGATCCCTCACTTGGAGCTCATACGGATCGGCACGCGGGTCCCAGGATCGTTGCCGCAACGCATCACGGCTAAACTCTGTGAGATCGTGAAGCAGTATCACCCTATCTATATGAACCTGCATTTCAATCACCCGGACGAATTGACACCTGAGGTGAAAGCTGCATGCGGCATGCTCGCGGACGCCGGCATTCCCTTGGGCGCCCAAACCGTGCTCCTCAAAGGCGTGAACGACGATCCGGAAATCATGAAACGCCTCGTCCATCAGCTGCTCCTTGCTCGGGTGAAACCCTATTATCTGTACCAGGCCGACTTGACCAAGGGGACGAATCATTTCCGGACAACCGTTGCAACGGGGCTGAACATCATCAAGGCGCTCCAAGGGCATACGAGTGGAATGGCCGTGCCCCATTTCGTCATCGATGCGCCGGGGGGCGGCGGCAAGATCCCGTTGCTGCCGGATGACTATCTGGTTCACCTGGACGAGGACGGAGCCATCCTCAGGAATTACGAGAAGAAGACGTTCCGCTATCCTCAGCCGAAGGCCGACAACCGGCGGGAACTGCCGATGGTCGGCGTAGACTCCTCGCTCGAGGATTCCGAAGAAGCCTATGTGACGTGTGGTGACAGCTACCCCGATCGCGACGGCTATGCCGCCTGGGGCAACAGCTGCGGCGGAGATGCGAACGACCTGTGA